Proteins encoded within one genomic window of Saccopteryx leptura isolate mSacLep1 unplaced genomic scaffold, mSacLep1_pri_phased_curated manual_scaffold_18, whole genome shotgun sequence:
- the LOC136386879 gene encoding uncharacterized protein isoform X2 produces the protein MEGHSSPCRLPEHRRADTLEIRWMQHFGGSPGILPRRSFGSETGRTARADPCRPCNTSEARCRPSRDQPNRMQNTGPEYRSHRSLDSGCGFSTTDGATLSRGGTDRSRIYKDLALRSAGRRKDTTPCAASRSIGARTPLRWRRRATTPFPPHPTGVGRAGSRAFSRSAWNMLPEIMKGLGLVLLAALLCSEPADGLWCQFCTAITNFSHCTARECLPTEKVCASVRITDLKHSSMPVSAAHLSSSALNHIPLSG, from the exons ATGGAAGGACACAGCTCCCCATGCCGCCTCCCAGAGCATCGGAGGGCGGACACCCTTGAGAT ccggtggatgcaacattttgggggctcaccCGGGATTCTCCCTCggcggagttttgggtcggagaccggaaggacagctcgagctga tccttgcaggccctgcaacacatcagaagcgaggtgcaggccctccagagatcagcccaatcgaATGCAAAACACAGGTCCCGAATACCGGAGCCaccggagcctggacagtgggtgtggattctcaaccacagacGGGGCAACCTTGAGCCGCGGTGGAACGGACCGTTCCAG gatatataaggacctggcgtTGCGGTCCGCAGGGAGACGGAAGGACACAACTCCCTGTGCTGCCTCCCGGAGCATCGGAGCGCGGACACCCTTGAGAT GGAGAAGACGCGCCACGACACCCTTCCCTCCTCATCCCACAGGTGTCGGGCGCGCGGG CTCCCGCGCCTTCTCAAGGTCTGCCTGGAACATGCTGCCTGAGATCATGAAGGGCCTCGGTCTGGTGCTGCTGGCGGCTCTGCTGTGCTCTGAGCCTG CTGATGGTTTGTGGTGCCAGTTCTGCACAGCGATCACCAACTTCAGCCACTGCACCGCAAGGGAGTGCCTGCCCACCGAAAAGGTGTGTGCTAGCGTCCGCATCACTGATCTCAAGCACAGCAGTATGCCAGTATCTGCGGCGCACTTATCCAGCAGCG cactgaatcatattccattgtctggatag
- the LOC136386879 gene encoding uncharacterized protein isoform X1: MEGHSSPCRLPEHRRADTLEIRWMQHFGGSPGILPRRSFGSETGRTARAEPCNTSEARCRPSRDQPNRMQNTGPEYRSHRSLDSGCGFSTTDGATLSRGGTDRSRIYKDLALRSAGRRKDTTPCAASRSIGARTPLRWRRRATTPFPPHPTGVGRAGSRAFSRSAWNMLPEIMKGLGLVLLAALLCSEPADGLWCQFCTAITNFSHCTARECLPTEKVCASVRITDLKHSSMPVSAAHLSSSDRKDYSVSKMCASSCNFLKRQFFSDYLMLFINFGILKVDVECCDKDFCNWES; this comes from the exons ATGGAAGGACACAGCTCCCCATGCCGCCTCCCAGAGCATCGGAGGGCGGACACCCTTGAGAT ccggtggatgcaacattttgggggctcaccCGGGATTCTCCCTCggcggagttttgggtcggagaccggaaggacagctcgagctga gccctgcaacacatcagaagcgaggtgcaggccctccagagatcagcccaatcgaATGCAAAACACAGGTCCCGAATACCGGAGCCaccggagcctggacagtgggtgtggattctcaaccacagacGGGGCAACCTTGAGCCGCGGTGGAACGGACCGTTCCAG gatatataaggacctggcgtTGCGGTCCGCAGGGAGACGGAAGGACACAACTCCCTGTGCTGCCTCCCGGAGCATCGGAGCGCGGACACCCTTGAGAT GGAGAAGACGCGCCACGACACCCTTCCCTCCTCATCCCACAGGTGTCGGGCGCGCGGG CTCCCGCGCCTTCTCAAGGTCTGCCTGGAACATGCTGCCTGAGATCATGAAGGGCCTCGGTCTGGTGCTGCTGGCGGCTCTGCTGTGCTCTGAGCCTG CTGATGGTTTGTGGTGCCAGTTCTGCACAGCGATCACCAACTTCAGCCACTGCACCGCAAGGGAGTGCCTGCCCACCGAAAAGGTGTGTGCTAGCGTCCGCATCACTGATCTCAAGCACAGCAGTATGCCAGTATCTGCGGCGCACTTATCCAGCAGCG aCAGGAAGGACTATTCCGTGAGTAAGATGTGTGCCTCATCCTGCAACTTCCTTAAGCGGCAGTTTTTCTCAGATTACCTGATGCTCTTCATTAATTTTGGGATCTTAAAAGTAGATGTGGAGTGCTGTGACAAAGATTTTTGCAACTGGGAGTCCTGA
- the LOC136386879 gene encoding uncharacterized protein isoform X3 codes for MEGHSSPCRLPEHRRADTLEIRWMQHFGGSPGILPRRSFGSETGRTARADPCRPCNTSEARCRPSRDQPNRMQNTGPEYRSHRSLDSGCGFSTTDGATLSRGGTDRSRIYKDLALRSAGRRKDTTPCAASRSIGARTPLRWRRRATTPFPPHPTGVGRAGSRAFSRSAWNMLPEIMKGLGLVLLAALLCSEPADGLWCQFCTAITNFSHCTARECLPTEKVCASVRITDLKHSSMPVSAAHLSSSGRTIP; via the exons ATGGAAGGACACAGCTCCCCATGCCGCCTCCCAGAGCATCGGAGGGCGGACACCCTTGAGAT ccggtggatgcaacattttgggggctcaccCGGGATTCTCCCTCggcggagttttgggtcggagaccggaaggacagctcgagctga tccttgcaggccctgcaacacatcagaagcgaggtgcaggccctccagagatcagcccaatcgaATGCAAAACACAGGTCCCGAATACCGGAGCCaccggagcctggacagtgggtgtggattctcaaccacagacGGGGCAACCTTGAGCCGCGGTGGAACGGACCGTTCCAG gatatataaggacctggcgtTGCGGTCCGCAGGGAGACGGAAGGACACAACTCCCTGTGCTGCCTCCCGGAGCATCGGAGCGCGGACACCCTTGAGAT GGAGAAGACGCGCCACGACACCCTTCCCTCCTCATCCCACAGGTGTCGGGCGCGCGGG CTCCCGCGCCTTCTCAAGGTCTGCCTGGAACATGCTGCCTGAGATCATGAAGGGCCTCGGTCTGGTGCTGCTGGCGGCTCTGCTGTGCTCTGAGCCTG CTGATGGTTTGTGGTGCCAGTTCTGCACAGCGATCACCAACTTCAGCCACTGCACCGCAAGGGAGTGCCTGCCCACCGAAAAGGTGTGTGCTAGCGTCCGCATCACTGATCTCAAGCACAGCAGTATGCCAGTATCTGCGGCGCACTTATCCAGCAGCG GAAGGACTATTCCGTGA
- the LOC136386879 gene encoding uncharacterized protein isoform X4 → MEGHSSPCRLPEHRRADTLEIRWMQHFGGSPGILPRRSFGSETGRTARADPCRPCNTSEARCRPSRDQPNRMQNTGPEYRSHRSLDSGCGFSTTDGATLSRGGTDRSRIYKDLALRSAGRRKDTTPCAASRSIGARTPLRWRRRATTPFPPHPTGVGRAGSRAFSRSAWNMLPEIMKGLGLVLLAALLCSEPADGLWCQFCTAITNFSHCTARECLPTEKVCASVRITDLKHSSMPVSAAHLSSSDRKDYSVSKMCASSCNFLKRQFFSDYLMLFINFGILKVDVECCDKDFCNWES, encoded by the exons ATGGAAGGACACAGCTCCCCATGCCGCCTCCCAGAGCATCGGAGGGCGGACACCCTTGAGAT ccggtggatgcaacattttgggggctcaccCGGGATTCTCCCTCggcggagttttgggtcggagaccggaaggacagctcgagctga tccttgcaggccctgcaacacatcagaagcgaggtgcaggccctccagagatcagcccaatcgaATGCAAAACACAGGTCCCGAATACCGGAGCCaccggagcctggacagtgggtgtggattctcaaccacagacGGGGCAACCTTGAGCCGCGGTGGAACGGACCGTTCCAG gatatataaggacctggcgtTGCGGTCCGCAGGGAGACGGAAGGACACAACTCCCTGTGCTGCCTCCCGGAGCATCGGAGCGCGGACACCCTTGAGAT GGAGAAGACGCGCCACGACACCCTTCCCTCCTCATCCCACAGGTGTCGGGCGCGCGGG CTCCCGCGCCTTCTCAAGGTCTGCCTGGAACATGCTGCCTGAGATCATGAAGGGCCTCGGTCTGGTGCTGCTGGCGGCTCTGCTGTGCTCTGAGCCTG CTGATGGTTTGTGGTGCCAGTTCTGCACAGCGATCACCAACTTCAGCCACTGCACCGCAAGGGAGTGCCTGCCCACCGAAAAGGTGTGTGCTAGCGTCCGCATCACTGATCTCAAGCACAGCAGTATGCCAGTATCTGCGGCGCACTTATCCAGCAGCG aCAGGAAGGACTATTCCGTGAGTAAGATGTGTGCCTCATCCTGCAACTTCCTTAAGCGGCAGTTTTTCTCAGATTACCTGATGCTCTTCATTAATTTTGGGATCTTAAAAGTAGATGTGGAGTGCTGTGACAAAGATTTTTGCAACTGGGAGTCCTGA